TGTCTCAAAACCCCACTGTCATTCTTTGCAGTCCATTTTCCAAATTACCTCACTGCCACACACATTCAcactctttgtctctcttcctgttcttcttcttcttcaattccATGGCTGCCTTTGATATTTTGTCTCTTATataaagaacaagaacaagaaggagaaggagaaggagaaaaagTTTTAAGTACAATGTCTGAGTACAACTTCTTAAACGACCAGCTCTCAAAGCGAACCTCAATCTTCGGTTTACGCTTATGGGTAGTACTTGGAATGTGTGTTGGAGCAGCAATAGTTCTCGTGCTTTTCCTTATATCTCTTTGGTTCATTTCTAGGCGTAACAGTTcagctgcttcttcttcttcagcttCTTCTACTTCAAAGCACAACAACAAGTCCTCTCAAAGCCTTACTATAATTCCAAACGTGTCCAAAGAAATCCAGGAAATCCGAATCGACCCGGACCCGAAACCGAAACCTACATCCAACCCCGACCCTTTACCGGAATCGGAGCCAGTAGCAGCCAGACCCCAACTCCTGCTTCTTCAGcaacaagaggaagagagtcCTGCTGCTGGGAGGAACAGAATTCACATTGAAATTGGTAAAGACCACCGGATTTCGTACCCGGAGCGGGTTACCGGGTCGAGTCATGGAAGTGGGGAGACCCGGTCGGGTGACCAGGCTATGATTGTCGGGCCAGAGGTCTCGCACTTGGGGTGGGGCCATTGGTATACTCTCAGAGAGCTTGAGGTTTCCACTAATGGTTTTGCTGATGAGAATGTGATTGGTGAAGGTGGGTATGGGATTGTTTACCGTGGTCTTATGGAGGATAATACCAACGTTGCTGTCAAGAATTTGCTCAATAATAGGTAATATTTGTTGCATGTTATGAGTTCGAGAGTTAAGTTGGGGATCATGTGTTGAAAAAGTgttgcatgttttgtaaaacattctcaaaaagattttaatctttttgttaCTTGGGGTTTAAGGCATTTAATTGCTTTGCTTTGTGTTGGTATGCACCCAGTTGGGAATTTGATGTGTTAGTTCAGTTGGATGATTGttactttctttgttttttttttcctttgttataaaattttaatcttttaattacTAGGGATGTGAGTTTTAATTACCTTGCTTTGTGTTGTTATGAACCCAGTTGGGAAATTGATGTGTTAGTTCAGTTGGATGTTTGTTACTATGTTTGGTTGTTGCTTTTTTTATGAAACTGagtatatttatgaatttttaatctttttgttaCTTGGGGTGTTAGTTTTAAATACTTTGCTTTTTGTTGGTATGAACCCTGTTGGGGATTTAATGTTTTAGTTCAGATGGATGTTTGTTACTATGTTTGTTTGTTGATTTGTTATAACTTTGAGAGTTTAAGGTGCGGATTATGTGTTGAACAAGTGTTTCATGTGCTTTGTGTTGTGGGGGTTATGGCAGAGAAAGCTTAATTGGGGTAATTGTTTTTGCTATAGAGGACAAGCTGAGAAGGAgtttaaggttgaagttgaagCAATTGGACGTGTTCGGCATAAGAATTTAGTGAGGTTGCTCGGTTATTGTGCTGAAGGAGCTCATAGGTATTTCAATTTTAAGTTACATCCTGTCCCTCTTACCTTGCAGTTTGGAGGTTTTCTCCTCTTGCTTAAAATATTACAATCAGCTGtgtttcatatttttaatttatctttaatAACATTGATTTATCTATCGTGAGAAGAGGAGGAAGAATTGTTGTCTTACATGGGTGCATTGATGTACTTGAATTGTTATAGGATGCTTGTTTATGAGTATGTTGACAATGGAAACTTAGAACAGTGGCTTCATGGAGATGTTGGACCTTGCAGCCCTCTTACCTGGGAGGTTCGTATGAATATAATACTTGGAACTGCAAAAGGGTACGTTTTGAGTCAAATAAGTTTCTTTAATGAAGTTTCTTATCTTTGGATTGTTTTGGTTCTGCCATAACTGAAGCTTGATTACAAATACAGATTGACATACCTACATGAGGGTCTTGAGCCCAAGGTTGTTCACCGTGATATTAAGTCAAGCAATATTTTGCTTGATAAGCAGTGGAATCCAAAGGTGTCTGACTTTGGCCTAGCAAAGCTCTTGGGCTCAGAGAAGAGTTATGTGACAACTCGTGTGATGGGAACATTTGGGTCAGTTGATCCTCTCTTAATTAAAAACTATCATGATGACTTCTTCTTCTGACACTTACGAAAACCGAGCAAAATGGACTGACATTTTTCCGATTCTGTTCTGTAGATATGTGGCTCCAGAATATGCCAGTACTGGCATGTTGAACGAAAGAAGTGATGTATATAGTTTTGGAATTCTTCTTATGGAGATTATTTCTGGGAGAAATCCTGTAGACTATAGCCGTCCTGCTGGAGAGGTATGTACCATCAACCAAAGGTCCAAAGTTACTTAATGACATTGTCTTATGACCAGTTCAAGATTAGTTT
This genomic stretch from Castanea sativa cultivar Marrone di Chiusa Pesio chromosome 1, ASM4071231v1 harbors:
- the LOC142616626 gene encoding putative serine/threonine-protein kinase At1g01540, with the protein product MSEYNFLNDQLSKRTSIFGLRLWVVLGMCVGAAIVLVLFLISLWFISRRNSSAASSSSASSTSKHNNKSSQSLTIIPNVSKEIQEIRIDPDPKPKPTSNPDPLPESEPVAARPQLLLLQQQEEESPAAGRNRIHIEIGKDHRISYPERVTGSSHGSGETRSGDQAMIVGPEVSHLGWGHWYTLRELEVSTNGFADENVIGEGGYGIVYRGLMEDNTNVAVKNLLNNRGQAEKEFKVEVEAIGRVRHKNLVRLLGYCAEGAHRMLVYEYVDNGNLEQWLHGDVGPCSPLTWEVRMNIILGTAKGLTYLHEGLEPKVVHRDIKSSNILLDKQWNPKVSDFGLAKLLGSEKSYVTTRVMGTFGYVAPEYASTGMLNERSDVYSFGILLMEIISGRNPVDYSRPAGEVNLVEWLKTMVTNRNAEGVLDPRLPEKPSSRALKRALLVALRCVDPNAQKRPKMGHVIHMLEADEFPFRDDRRAGRLQRDGTSDMLMEKHVNESGESSGYESGAQVNRSLWRKQEPEEQ